Proteins encoded in a region of the Chryseobacterium piperi genome:
- a CDS encoding SusC/RagA family TonB-linked outer membrane protein: MKKLTTSVLAIVLTSSFVFVNAQSTQGDTLRTQDIREVVVTGALGLKKRQDAIVTSNKVIDTKELNQAVNPNAAQALTGKVAGLQINTTSNSVNSQATVTIRGPRSISGNNEALVVIDGAISTLGIFQQLPPEVVESVNVIKGQQGSALYGERGSNGVIVVTTKKGTKSEKIQFTLTSSVDVSSIYKTPIRQQLYGQGWTGEPTEFSNVEYGGANWVPYENGSWGPAYNNPQIGGQLLIAGMPQADGSLIYSPYAARKNNADKFFRNGVLMQNGISVNAGGVDSYSFLSFNRVENDFMIPGDKLKRNTFFYKGGKQLGKLRIDATFNLIDQNTSQTGGNLFGQLIQTPTNIDVRRYEAGGMDGHWTAFSYSPYWLRDHLRNDNNTTTFNGIVSLGYEFNKNISLTYTGNMSTISSITETHTDAYNASNVRPYTNTGTPYDGTNFLEYGSAAIPSAYKKSVTKVWRYYGDLMLNFNYDLTDDLNFKLNLGNNMQDTKEDYAEVGGTNLQIPGWYNIQNVLNSTPWYDLENGMLRKRSVAWFSNLDLGYKDYLFLNATLRYEQSSVLSIRETPLVGQSPKPMRNEGYPYYSVGASFIPTKLFKNLTNGNVLTYAKVSGGYTRTGNSILDAYAVDEVGAFPTGFPFGTLSSYIINTTPVSQDIKPEFNNTVEANLSLGFFKDRITFDGSVYQTKTDGLITNSGVSNATGFSNVLDNAGSMRNRGFELELGLTPFKSKDFEWNLKGSYAQYRSVVTSLENGAISVPRGASGQGIPAGFYAVLGGSANTIMGTAYQRDPEGRIIVDDLGIPVVSSQYKVLGKLDPDYILTFSTSIRLKGFTLSAVADYRTGNSFVSEAKNLMSYVGTLEKQADFDRSKGYIIPNSVQNTGTAANPVYVVNTTTVGDDPSYAGTVNYFTTNYGDDIAEEFVIDGTALKIREIALNYSIPKSVLSNTFINSMSIGVYARNPFVVYAKDNRNFGDPEMQTGASLAVARYPTARNFGFNFNITF; encoded by the coding sequence GATTGATACTAAAGAGCTGAATCAGGCGGTGAATCCAAATGCAGCTCAAGCATTAACTGGAAAAGTGGCTGGTTTACAGATTAATACAACCAGTAACTCTGTTAATAGTCAGGCAACAGTAACGATCAGAGGACCGAGATCTATTTCAGGTAATAATGAAGCTCTTGTTGTTATTGATGGTGCGATATCTACTTTAGGTATTTTTCAACAATTACCTCCTGAGGTCGTTGAAAGTGTAAACGTTATTAAAGGTCAGCAGGGTTCAGCTTTGTATGGAGAAAGGGGTAGTAACGGGGTTATTGTAGTTACTACTAAAAAAGGAACTAAATCTGAAAAGATACAATTTACTTTAACATCTTCTGTAGATGTTTCTTCTATTTATAAAACACCTATTCGTCAGCAGCTCTATGGGCAAGGATGGACAGGTGAGCCTACTGAGTTTAGTAATGTAGAGTATGGTGGAGCAAACTGGGTACCTTATGAAAACGGTAGCTGGGGTCCGGCTTACAATAATCCTCAGATAGGAGGACAGTTGTTAATAGCAGGTATGCCACAGGCTGATGGAAGTCTTATATATAGCCCTTATGCGGCCAGAAAGAATAATGCGGATAAGTTTTTTAGAAATGGGGTACTGATGCAAAATGGTATTTCTGTTAATGCTGGAGGGGTGGATTCTTACTCTTTTTTATCTTTTAACAGGGTGGAGAATGACTTCATGATCCCGGGAGATAAGCTTAAAAGAAATACATTTTTCTATAAAGGTGGTAAACAATTAGGAAAACTGAGAATTGATGCTACTTTTAATCTTATTGATCAAAATACTTCTCAGACGGGAGGTAACCTTTTTGGACAACTTATTCAAACTCCTACTAATATCGATGTTAGAAGATATGAAGCAGGAGGAATGGATGGGCATTGGACAGCGTTTTCCTATAGCCCATATTGGTTGAGAGACCATTTACGTAATGATAATAATACGACTACCTTTAATGGTATTGTGTCTTTAGGATATGAATTTAATAAGAATATCAGTTTGACGTATACAGGTAACATGTCAACGATATCAAGTATCACTGAGACCCATACTGATGCGTACAATGCGAGCAATGTAAGACCATATACTAATACAGGGACTCCTTATGATGGTACTAATTTCTTGGAATATGGATCTGCTGCTATTCCGTCAGCTTACAAGAAATCTGTAACTAAAGTATGGAGATATTATGGAGATTTAATGTTGAATTTTAATTATGATTTGACGGATGATTTGAATTTCAAACTTAACCTAGGGAATAATATGCAAGATACAAAAGAAGACTATGCAGAGGTTGGGGGAACTAATTTACAGATTCCAGGTTGGTACAATATTCAGAATGTCCTTAATTCCACACCGTGGTATGATCTTGAAAATGGAATGCTGAGAAAGAGGAGTGTAGCATGGTTTTCGAACTTAGATTTAGGATATAAAGATTACCTTTTCTTGAATGCGACACTAAGATACGAACAGTCATCCGTTCTTAGTATTCGTGAAACACCATTAGTGGGACAAAGTCCTAAACCAATGAGAAATGAAGGGTATCCTTATTACTCGGTTGGAGCGTCGTTCATTCCTACAAAACTATTTAAAAACTTAACTAATGGAAATGTTCTTACCTATGCAAAAGTAAGTGGAGGATATACCAGAACAGGTAACTCCATACTGGATGCATATGCTGTAGATGAAGTAGGTGCTTTTCCTACAGGATTTCCTTTTGGGACACTTTCTTCGTACATTATCAATACGACGCCTGTATCCCAGGATATCAAGCCTGAATTTAACAATACTGTAGAAGCTAACTTAAGTTTAGGGTTCTTTAAAGATAGAATTACTTTTGACGGTTCAGTGTATCAGACTAAGACTGATGGGTTGATTACAAACAGCGGGGTATCTAATGCTACAGGATTCAGTAATGTTTTGGATAATGCAGGATCAATGAGAAACAGAGGCTTTGAATTGGAATTAGGATTAACACCATTTAAGTCGAAAGATTTTGAATGGAATTTGAAGGGGTCTTATGCGCAATACAGATCTGTAGTGACAAGCTTAGAGAATGGGGCTATATCTGTACCTAGAGGAGCTTCGGGACAAGGAATACCGGCAGGGTTTTATGCTGTTTTAGGTGGAAGTGCAAATACAATTATGGGGACGGCTTATCAGAGAGATCCTGAAGGAAGAATTATTGTGGATGATCTGGGAATTCCTGTTGTAAGTAGCCAGTATAAAGTATTAGGTAAATTAGATCCTGATTATATCTTGACATTTAGTACATCAATTAGATTAAAAGGCTTTACATTAAGCGCAGTGGCAGATTATAGAACAGGAAATAGTTTTGTATCTGAAGCTAAAAATTTAATGTCATATGTGGGTACTTTAGAGAAGCAGGCTGATTTTGATCGTTCGAAAGGGTATATTATTCCAAATTCCGTTCAGAATACAGGAACTGCAGCAAACCCGGTTTATGTTGTTAACACAACAACTGTGGGTGATGATCCGAGCTATGCTGGTACTGTAAACTACTTTACAACCAATTATGGAGATGATATTGCTGAAGAATTTGTAATTGACGGTACGGCATTGAAAATTAGAGAAATTGCTTTAAATTATTCCATTCCAAAATCAGTGCTTTCTAATACTTTCATCAATAGTATGAGTATCGGAGTTTATGCCAGAAATCCTTTTGTAGTCTATGCAAAAGATAACAGGAATTTTGGTGATCCGGAAATGCAGACTGGAGCAAGCTTAGCGGTCGCCAGATATCCAACGGCTAGAAATTTTGGTTTTAATTTTAATATAACTTTCTAA